Part of the Paenibacillus sp. YPG26 genome, GGCGAAGAAGACGGGTGGGTGCGTTATCAGTCTCATGGCAATCTGGGCAATATCATCGACGTTAATTCGGGGCCGGTGAGACCCGGAAGAGGCGGAAGCGGTACGATTCACCATATCGCTTGGCGGGCTGCGGACGATGAAGATCATGCCAAATGGAGAGCCCATGTTCTTGAGCACGGATTCAATCCTACCCCAATCGTGGACCGCCAATATTTCAATGCCGTATATTTCCGTGAAGCGGGCGGCATTCTGTTCGAAATAGCTACGGATACGCCAGGCTTTGACAACGATGAACCGGCGGATGCACTGGGTGAGAAGCTGATGCTGCCGGAATGGTTCGAGCCGAATCGGGCGGAGATTGAAGCGGGACTTCTACCTATCAAGGTTCGTGTACTGGAGGGGGATCAAGCATGATTCATTTATATAAAAAGGGTACAAATCCAGCTGCTCCAACCCTGCTGCTGCTTCATGGAACGGGGGGGACCGAGCAGGATCTGGTCCCTCTCGCAGGGCTGATAGATCCTACTTCCTCTTACTTAAGCGTTCGGGGGAATGTACTGGAGAATGGCATGCCGAGATTCTTCCGCAGATTGGCGGAAGGCGTATTCGATGAGGAAGATTTGATCTTCCGGACTGAGGAGCTTAACAGCTTCCTGAATACAGCCTCGGCACAGTATGGATTCGACCGGAGTAATGTCGTAGCCGTTGGTTATTCTAACGGAGCGAACATTGCGGGCAGTCTGTTATTCCACCATCCGAACGCACTAAGGGGAGCGGTGCTCCATCATCCCATGGTACCCCGCCGGGGAATTCCGCTGCCCGACTTAACAGGGCTCCCCGTCTTCATTGGCGCAGGCTCCAATGATATGATGTGTCCGCCAGAAGAGACCGAAGAGCTGGCTTCCCTGCTGACAGGGGCCCAGGCATCTGTGGAGGTCCATTGGGAGCAGCGGGGACATCAGCTTACCCAGACAGAAGTGAACGCCGCGGCGGCTTGGTACCAGAGGAACTTCAAGTCTTAAGCCAGTATCCCTCAGGTTCATATCCATAAGGAAGAAGCTCTGATCGTCTGATCAGAGCTTCTTGTGGTTCTCTATCCATGATCCGGGAGTGCAGCCGGGTTGGTTGCTGTGATTACCCACGCAGCAAGGATTCGGCTCCATCCACATAGATCTCGGTTCCCGTGACATGGGAGGACTCGCTGCTTGCCAGGAAGAGCACAAGATTGGATACCTGTTCAGGAGAACCGGGCTTATCCGCAAGTGGATGATCGCCTTCCGGGAATTCCACTGGAATCTGTACTTCCTTAAGATCATCGGAAGGATACGTATTCTCATCAATATTGGTCTCTATCGCGCCGGGACAGATAGCATTAACCCGGATTTTGAACTGGGCAAGCTCCAGCGCGGCCATCTTCATGAAGGCAACCTGAGCCGCCTTCGTTGAGGCGTAAGCCGAGAAGCCCACACCGGAGAAGACGCGGTTGCCGTTAATGGAGCTCGTGATAATCACGCTCCCGCCGTGTTCTTTCAAGTAAGGAACGGCATATTTGACAGTGGCAAATGTACCCCGCAGGTTAATATCCATCGTCTGATCCCAATCTTCCATACTCATCGTCTCGATCGGAGCCATGGCGCCATTGATCCCCGCGTTGGCGAACACAATATCCAGCTTGCCGCCGGACTCGTCAGCAACCTGCTTGAAGCCCCGCTCAATCATCTCCGGTTGCGAAATATCGCATTCAATAACCTCGGCTCTTCCGCCTGCTTGCTCGATGATCCGCTTGGTCTTCTCCGCGGTGTCATGGGTCCGGTCGAATAAATACACCTTGGCCCCGTGCTCCGCGAAGCGGATAGCTGTGGCTTTCCCGATACCGGAGCCGCCTCCGGTGACAACCGCAACTTTATCTTTCAACCTTTGTTCTGGCATGGGGTACCCTCCTAGCACTGTTCTATGAACTCACAGACAGTACTTAAATACCCTCCTATCCTGGCCTGAATCAATCAGGCTCAAGTTATGGCAGATTGACTCCCCGCGAAGAGACGTACAGCTTGTACCATTCATCACGGGTCATCATTCTTGACTGGCTTTCGGCATCCCGGCAGGCGCGAATGCGCTCGGGATTGACAGTGCCGATCACGGGCTGAATCTTGGCAGGATGTCTCATGAGCCATCCGAGTACGATAGCTTCTGGGGTGGTGCCTTTATACCGGGCCATTTGCTGAACAAGGACCGCGGTCGCTCTGATGTTCTCCGGCTGATCTTCCAGCGGACGTCCCGAGAACTTGCCTTGGGCAAGAGGACCCCAGGCTTGAATCTGGATATGATTCGATTGGCAGAACTCCATCAGACCTTCGGAGAAGCCCACGGAGGTTCCGGCTTTCTGGTTCACATGGACACCTTCATCCAGGAAATCGAGCCGCTCCAGACTGAGCTCCAGCTGGTTCACGACCAAGGGTTCCGGAAGAGCCTGCTCCAAGAAACGGATCTGGGCTGCATTCATGTTAGAGACCCCGAAGTAGCGTACCTTGCCCGAGGATTTCAGCTTGCCGAAAGCCTCGGCGACTTCATCCGGCTCCATGAGCGGGTCAGGGCGGTGAAGAAGCAGTACATCCAGATAATCAGTGCTCAGTCTCTGG contains:
- a CDS encoding SDR family NAD(P)-dependent oxidoreductase, coding for MPEQRLKDKVAVVTGGGSGIGKATAIRFAEHGAKVYLFDRTHDTAEKTKRIIEQAGGRAEVIECDISQPEMIERGFKQVADESGGKLDIVFANAGINGAMAPIETMSMEDWDQTMDINLRGTFATVKYAVPYLKEHGGSVIITSSINGNRVFSGVGFSAYASTKAAQVAFMKMAALELAQFKIRVNAICPGAIETNIDENTYPSDDLKEVQIPVEFPEGDHPLADKPGSPEQVSNLVLFLASSESSHVTGTEIYVDGAESLLRG
- a CDS encoding alpha/beta hydrolase, which gives rise to MIHLYKKGTNPAAPTLLLLHGTGGTEQDLVPLAGLIDPTSSYLSVRGNVLENGMPRFFRRLAEGVFDEEDLIFRTEELNSFLNTASAQYGFDRSNVVAVGYSNGANIAGSLLFHHPNALRGAVLHHPMVPRRGIPLPDLTGLPVFIGAGSNDMMCPPEETEELASLLTGAQASVEVHWEQRGHQLTQTEVNAAAAWYQRNFKS
- a CDS encoding aldo/keto reductase, with protein sequence MRIMPLEKRGISTSRLILGCMPFGGEWSDAPITREHVLEAEKAVDAALSIGISMFDHADIYTCGKAEQTFGRILQARPGMREQIVIQSKCGIRFANGDVPGRYDFSREHILESVNEILQRLSTDYLDVLLLHRPDPLMEPDEVAEAFGKLKSSGKVRYFGVSNMNAAQIRFLEQALPEPLVVNQLELSLERLDFLDEGVHVNQKAGTSVGFSEGLMEFCQSNHIQIQAWGPLAQGKFSGRPLEDQPENIRATAVLVQQMARYKGTTPEAIVLGWLMRHPAKIQPVIGTVNPERIRACRDAESQSRMMTRDEWYKLYVSSRGVNLP